The genomic stretch CTGacgctagatctatatatgtctTTCATTCACAGCGAGGACAATCAGACTGGTCAAGAAAAACCAAAGTTCCACCCTGACTGTCGTATCCATGGCTACCACCGTGCAGATGTCAGAGATTACTGCGATACAGAATACGAACTTGGACTTATGGCTGACCCTGCTAACTATCCATTCGATTCTGAGGCCTGTGCAGAGACTCAAGTCATGACCAATGTTGTACCGATTGTAAGTAGGCCTAAACCAAGACTAGTTATTGTACTGAAAATATTACCGGACATTATAAGTTAATCAGGACTAGTACTTAGGATAATCAATGTTTGTTGTAGTACTTCTTAGGAGAGCACTGTTTGTATTTTGATTTTAATCCTCTATTTTATCTCAGGTGCCAGGCTTCAGTTGCGGTCCTTGGTTTGACCTTCAGTGTTACATCCGGGAAAAATTAGTCCGTGAGAACAAGAGTGTCTATGTGTGCTCTGGACCTTTGTTTCTACccaggtaaacacacaatctcatCGAAATCAACATAGTTCTAGCTCAATTCCACCTAAATTGCAAACACTGACATATCTTTACAACTTGAACTGTATACACAGTAGCCTGTGAAAAGGTTTTGAATTTTTCTGGCGTCTTAATACGATAACTGGGTGGGGGGGTGCAATTTTATCTATATTACTATTAAATTATactaattgtattttaaatttctttttatagataagataattttagtGTACAATAAGTCTGTATGTATGAATGAACTaaataggtaggcctacatcatGACCTGAAAGATgttgatgtgccaaaaactagATCTTATTAATTTGTCTACCCCGACATCAAAATCATTCTATCCGCAtacccacccccttttttttttttaaatactctagaataaaaaaaatttttcccgCGTACACTATTGTACTAACTTGATTACTAAACTTCAGTCTTTTAGGCTAGGTTAAAATAGGACCCACACGACACTTTTGATACCTAAATCTATAATTCCGTTTGACAAAGTAGCTcataaacttttaaattatACAATTTGACTAGCTCGGGGAATTAAGAAACTGGATAAAGGGCGCGACATGATCCGAATAGTGCTCGCGACATGGTCTGAATAATGTCGATATAGCCTGACTAGAAATGaaattttgagttttaaaaaatgtgttaaggGATGGTTTTATCAAAGCATTCGGTCGATGGTCTTTGTGGGAAGGTTTAAGGTTTAGATCTGTTTCAACTGAAGCACTTTGTATTCAACTTTTGTATTTGTTTCCAGTGAGAACGACGGCAAAGTCCAGATGAGGTTTGATGTCCTTGGTGAGGGAGAAGTCTCGGTGCCATCTCATTTCTTTAAGGTTGGTTCTTTATCAGTAGAGATTAAGTCAGTCTGGCATTATTGTACCTTAAGTCAGTCTGGCATTATTGTGCCTGACTAGGTTTCAATTGTTCATTTCTAGTCAGTCTGGCATTATTGTGCCTGACTAGGTTTCAATTGTTCATTTCTAGTCAGTCTGGCATTATTGTGCCTGACTAGGTTTCAATTGTTCAATTCTATCTCCCATGTTTTCAAGTTCAGAACAATCCCTCTTCCCCAACACCACCGTATTGCATGATGTACAGTAGAAGTAAAAGTGACCTCTAGTTTTCACTAAGACACCTGATTGGTGTCATCggttttaaatctaacattgaCTTGGTGTTTCATAGTCTACTGAGACTTTACACAAAATAGTCCCTACAAATATGGCGTGTGATTTTTTTGGTGTAAATTGTAGGGCTGTGCATTTCAGTCTTCTTTCAAGATTGCttagaaagaaatgtttcaaGTTTCACTTTCAAATCTATTGACTTTGATTGAAGACACAGCTGAAAATGCCAAAGCAGTCATCTCTCAAATGCTAGTCAGGGGCAGATAAGTTATGTAAATGAATGAAGACGTTTCGACAAAACTTGTAAAACCTGAATTAAAAGCTTGTTTTAAGCCTTCTCTTTTTATCGGGCCCCTGACAATAAATAGAACAAACAATTAACGCAAATAAAGCAATGTATAgtactcatgggcgtagccccccccccgaaatgaaatccccccccccccgcaggtttggggggggggtggagtcGGAGTTtattgactgattttttgctttgattttgtttattttaggtgagattttaatactaaaccatcacttgcaccAGCTCAGccaagggtttttgagtttaaaacaccctGCCAGGGGTTTTTGAacttaaatccccctcttctaaaaaaaaatgcaaacgacaatccccagattccaagagcacagttaaggaagaatttgattttaaaacccctccaaagctaattacacactcaaaattctatgtgcgtagctaaatgggttttgactcagttttgagtttaaacccccctgtagcggggtttgaaggtaaaaaatacctctttaatattaagggttttgagtttaaactcctctccagtggagtttaaagctaaaaaatacatcttcaatgtaaaaaaaagcaaattacgcactcaaaatgctatgagcgttgccaaaaggggttttgagtttaaaaaatatctcttcaatataaaaaaaagcaaattacacactaaaattattttagcgtagccaagccaattgggagttttgagtttaaaacccctctcctacagatgacatttttttaaagtttaaaacccctccagatggttttgagtttaaaatccccttacagagagttttgaggtggaaaacctctagcttcatatattattctaaaggaaactacagttaccatgaccgtagctaaatgcggttttgaatttaaaaaataaaaaaaaaactcaaaagatattttttagtctaaaacccccaacagatgattttgacgataaaacttcccttttcaatataaaaacttaagcaaactacagtcacttaattccaagagcgtattcaagaggttacacatttctaccggtggcggggctcaattattaaagtgcaatgaatagtcatctggcgaaattgaaaaacactaaatgtggctctacaaagatggctaagacagattttaggagtcagttatagagatcgggtctaaatcaaggaaatcctatgccgaactgggagtcgaccccctagtaagattgtgacagagtcgcatgaagtttgcgggatatgttctctgacaaaatgaattacgcataataaaagttgcgatgacattctagtacaacttggcgccacacattcatgaaggtcttcagagcaggtgggaataggctttagacattaccagtgacagatttttgtggaagcagcttgacGACAAATGCGCTGAACGGCGCGGGACttgtaagaatagcacattaggtttttgaaataaaacttttaatagcaggaaaatgcaatgtagatatctcagaatatgcatttgttGGATTTTAATACAAGAAGTAGTGCTTGGTGGCGGGGCTCCGCCTCGCGCTTGAGGAGCTCCCTGCGCTCCCCCAGaaccccttgctggcaagggcggggtgtctacaattttttccactaactccaggaagaacctaattctagggcacaataaacgtcgtCCGAAataatgaagggtcagaatgtaataaagattatgtacgcacacacacatacatccatctaaatatattttttcggggggggggaggatttttttctccccccccccccgaaaaaaaatcctggctacgcccatgatagtaCTGAACAAGCGTTAACTTAGCAAATGTTTAGTGAGATATCTACACTGATTAATGAATATAAATGGATGAAGGCAACACGTTCTGCCTCCATTATTCACTCCAATGTGCACGTGTTTTCCTCAAGGAAACAGTATTGAACCTGACTGGCAGTGGCAGAATTACAACACTGATTTTATCCGAGGGAAAAACACTGGGTCATTCTAACCTGATTCCAAACCTGCGCCGAACTTCCATCCACAAATGTAcatcttttaaaatgtgttctttCCAGGTTATCATTATTGAAACTCACGATGGCAATCTGGAGCTGGAGTCTTATATGATGCCCAACTGTAAACCGGAAGAAGGTGAAGAAGTGAAGTTGGACGACTACCTGACTCCACTGTGTCAAATTGAGCATGCCTCAGGGTTGATCTTCTTCCCTGAGAAGAAAGTCTGTTTCACCAGCAACAACAAGAGGAGAGGTGCCAGACTCCACGCTCTATAAACAGAGACACCAGTTGTTACAGAATCTCTCTAATGGTTTCATCTTACACAATTCTAGCTTTCTGAACTTTGACATCACTAATGTATTCTATTCTGTAAGATCAAATGCCAACCAGTGTCCACTACAAACTTCTAAGTACTAGCCATTGTCTGAAAGAAAATGTCTTGAACCTATTGAACCTTACCTCTAAAACATCAAATGGTAAATGTATTAGACAAATAAAGAATAGTATTACCTCATGCAGAACATTAAGCTGGTTTtatggagtttttttgtttttttttacattgcctGATGTGTTTATGTTGTAATGTCATTTGCTAATATTGTCTGTTATTGCCATCATCTGTACAGGTTTAATAGAACTTGTGTCAAAActaattgaaaaagaaaagtaattgTCTCACTTTAAAAAGGCATTcaaaattgaaataatgattttaaaaatatttaaaatactattttCGTCAGGCACTTGGGTCCAGTAGTTTTTCAATACAAACTATGGCCTGAAAGTAGATGAAGAATGAATACAGCTAGTCAAAGCTTGCAATGTTCTAATTACAGCGAAACACATGTTTACGAACTTGAACACATTCAAAAGTAATCCCTACAAATATCTGTCAACACAAAAAGGTTAGGGTagatcaggcatgtcaaactaattaaggtgtatgggccacataaaaaacCTATGATCTGAAGGGCCGCAGCTAAAAAATCAGTTGGAAAACATAGCCTAAAGTTTTATCTAATGtttttagaaacaatacaatagaatacaataattttttttgtttagataaacctatagtatttttttttattaaaaaattacaatgcttcacatcttttctgggatacaagcTTATTAATGCcaggttgaagtttgtttgctacagacactttcatcactgatgacaaattttgatcagataatctcgaacggtggaaaagaactgctccgagataagtgcttgaaaacatagcaagaattctggctgcaaattttCGCAATTCAACGTATCGTTCAGGTATACTGTCAAATTTTGGCCCAGCCACTAGTCTATATACTTCGCTTTCACCAACAAAGATTCTGACTGAAATTCTATCAACTTTCATTGCACATtatcagcagcattttcagGAGCAAATGAAACAACTAACATTCTTGCTCGTATTAAACTAAGCCACGAAAACTGTCATTGaaaagcatctactaacgattccaggtgtaggacatatttaccaaatgttgcagtcgtatttaatctttttaattcctgacacgttgagaagtgaacaaagTTTTCTCTTGATATTTGGTTTATCTACAGTAGTAACTTTGCTTGCTAAATCGatcaccggcggacaatgattatgcctgtgctgggtgtggcaaaatatgtaggtcaaagctggggATACCTAGCCACGGGAgacactgcattcctcattaatctttggaatcgaggACTagccgtatatatatatatatatatatataactttgcttgaaagcacttcacatcATCACaagcagttgtgacaattttgtatttaccttgaagtttcaaattcaagtcttgcaggtgaccaatGAGATCAAATGCAAATAccaaatcctgaacccattcgCCATTTtcgaaatgttcaacaggttcacctttctTGTTCAGAAACAATTAAAGTTCTTCACGTAGTGCAAAAAATCTCTTCAGTACTTTATAACAGGAGAGCCAGcggacttctgtgtagtagggGACACAATCAAATTAattcgtgtccaatgtcatccggaaacattgaaaattggcgaGGATTTAAGCCACGAGCACGAATAAAATGCTCCTGTCATTTCTCAAAAccatcctcgcttgttgtggtgttataCATAGAACAGAGCTCAAGTAGTTCCTCgtgtatctcaaaattcctgttacaggcccttatgaatatagccaactgtgctacacccgttacatcagttgactcatcgagagccaatgaaaagaattcaaaatcaattattttatcctttaattgttcacgcaagctgactgacatgtcatttattctatctgccagtatgttcctagttaacgctatttctttgaatgctttccCCTTTTCTGGACACATTACTTCGAcagctttaacgacacactccttcataaaatcaccttcactaaatgatttgctatgaCTTGCAATTACgtttgacaaaatgtagatctagctgGCTTTCGCTGCAGAGTcactctcgttgttcagtttaaaaaatactcttgctttttaaaactatttttaaattgaagtagCTTGTCATTGTCCAAATGTAAGTATCATACGCCTTTTTTGTTTGACATTGTACTGTTTAGGTACACTAATGCAGGAATTGCATATTAAACAGTGAATCTTATTAGATACTGATGTTCAGAAATAATTTAACCCCCATCTTTCTTGAAACGATCTACTTTCGTccttaatatttttcttttagtagcAGTTGCTGCTGTAGTTACTGATTCTTCATCATTCTGAGCAATTTAGTGTAAATTGTCTTGTGACCGCTGATAGTACTGAAAAATTTGAATATACAGGGGTCCTAATAGTGACTAAAATAAAGTCGGTTTACAATATTATTCACAGATAATTGTTCTGTAAGTCTAACTATAactagacttacttagacttaggtcctcccgcgctgttcggcgcattgggcggaaAGCTGTCTCCCCAAAGATATGTCCCTGGCAATGTCtggagcctcctcccacctggcgtccactgttctgaggtccttcatgaaggtgtggcgccaagttataccaggacgtccctgtttgcgctttcttcGTATTGGCCTCcgtgtcatcgcaactcttggtatgcgtagttcattttgtagtagaacctcactaagtgttcgactcccagttcggcaaaggatttccttgtttgagacccgatctgtgtaactgactccaaaaatccgtctcagccatttttgttgagctacgtttagtcttttctcaattttgacagatgacttccatgtcttaCATGTATATGTTGCagttgggatgacgattgtgttggcttgtccaaataggctgcaacctttggaaaatgctccctgcctttcctattcggcacgctacatcatgctgccaaggtatgtgaacttgtccaactcttcaagctttgactcgccaagtctgacgggcaCCCTTTGCCTTGTATCCCACTccaaaattttagtcttatccaggtttatgcggaggccaattttgggtgcttctctgtctaggctctcagtcatttcttgaatgcatttatttgtagccccgagtaatGCAACGTCATcggcaaagtccaagtccgtcattcggttttgttcacgccatggaataccaaaagcagtctggttcattgctctcctcattatgtagtcgatggctaggagaaAGAGGAAGGGAGATGCACCCCTGTCgcacacctgtctcgatgctaaaaaactcggttgttccttcttctgttttaatgcagcaactaaattgactgtataggtgtcgtaggatctggacgaatttttctgggatgccgTATTCTCAAACTATTTTCCTTAGTGATtttcggtggacactatcaaacactttcttaaagtctacgaaactgatcgttagccgttgttggtactcgagactttgttctatgatatttcgtagaacgaaGATCTGTTCtgcacatgatctgcctcttcggaagccTGCTTGTTCTTATCAGAGCCACTCATTTACAGCCTGTTGAAGCCATCTCagcaaaacagtgctgaaaactttgcccgaaaagagaggagagtaatgcccctccagttgtttcagtctgccaagttgccttttttttttgaagctttacaatcactcttttttgccagtcctcaggctttgttgttctttagcactgcaatggccatggtaaccttctcagcagttattgggtctgtcttgacctcgAGATCATTGTCCAGCCTCCAGaaattcagtggcgtagcatccatggcgcgaaggggttcaatgaaccctgGCCCACGGCCACtaggggcccacagcctgtAACGTAGCAACAATGGCGCAAAGGGGTTCATTGCGCTTGCGCCCATTACTCGTGACTAGTTGAGGCCCACATGAAAACTTAGGGATGAcactaaagtaaacaaaataataacactTTAATAACACAGGTCTATAGGGATAGTCCTGATAGTCACGAATAAAAATTTCGACACAtctgctaattattcaattttctcaaagctcaattagtttcttttttctgttatttaaaatacaatttttaaatgatTGTTTTTAATGGCAGGACAAGCTCTTAAACCTTGTAATAAATTTTAGGATTTAACTGATTATTATGTTGTAGGTAATTAAGTAACGAGCTGCAGTACTTAGAAATATTAAGAAACATTCGGGAATTTTCTGCTTATTGTCCAGTATTAAAGTGTAAGCACTATCAACGTTGTGTTAAAATTGTTGGAAAGTGAGCAGCAAGATCTCCATAGAACAGAAAGTCAACtgaagaagatctagactgaagtaaatcattgtgttttaaaaaacagAAGGCTGCTGCAGCTGGATCTTGAtacagttttttgttgttgtcgttgttttCACTCTCCACGATTGCGTAAAGATTAAAACGTCAATTCGATGAACCTACCACTAAGTACTAAGAATAGAAAATTCAAGAGAAAACTTTTCAACTTAACGTATTCTACCGAACTATCAATGCCATTGTTTCTCAATTATATGACTGGGCAGACacaaatgtcaaaatgttaaGTCGTTTAAGCCCAGGTTCATAGTTTTCATCAAACGGTAAAGAGTTGGATGACGTCAATATGCTTTTAGTCTCACCTGGCCCAGATGATATTGATATAGAATATTGTTCAGAGATGCAATCCTTAAAAGAAGCCTTTCATAACGACATTTCAATACGACATTCGActgcttatttttttatggACTACTATATGGGATTTggttgttttttagcggcccccgaaaggggaaaagacgctattagttttgtgcgaaatgtctgtccgtccgtcccgtttagatctcgtaaactagaaagatattgaaaatccgacatcacaatattttagaccattcaaagttctgatgcaacagctacttttttttttctaaaagcgaaaaatctaatttttaaaatcacttatgcaagcagttttttaaagagaaaattagtatgcattataagttagacctaatttaaaaagaatagtaatcttgtaaacttcatttttctgaactttttttttttttgcggaaattttttttttgttttgaggattcgaataagagattgagctttttcaaaacaattagatcaattataagacatcagttaggccacgggaggcgcggtggctgagcggtaaatcgcttggcttccgaaccggcggtcccgggttcgaatcctgggattttaaactttggaatctttgggcgcctctaagtccactcagctctaatgggttcctgtcattagttggggaaaagtaacggcggttggtcgttgtgctggctacatgacacactcgttaatcataggccacaaaaacagatgaactttacatcatctgccttatagaccacaaggtctgaaaggggaactagttaggccaggttcacatctaactttcacctatcctttgatttGCGGGACCGTcagggcactacacaagatctattaaccttttttctccattcttatctctcatttgtctttgatataattttatttggatgttctttctgaaaatattgaagcctgcctgggtggaccatttcgggggccgattttgagtttgtgtttccacacaaactgtcttttgtaaccttgtttgttgttgtttttattttccattttatCATCAAGTTTTCCAAACAATTTATTAACATGCACGTCGTTTCTCTTGTATCAGTTTGTTCAGTGTAACGGTCattttcaaaattttgattGATCAACAACTATTGTAAAATTGATATGATACAGAGCAGGTCGGCTTCGCTTGGTATTCTTTCCATAGAGAAACAGACAAACGTTAAAACTGAGTTGTTACTGACTTTTCTACTTAGAGGGCCAGAGAAATGTcagtaaataaatgttagatctATTTTCTGTTAAACAATGAACGTAGAATCAGATACtagtttgtatcaatgtttGATACTTTGACACCTACAAGTGTTTTCGTAATGAAAATGTTTCTAGTGGGAAATAGAATGAAATTATACtattgtgagcaggtcaggcaggcgcgagtgggagagGACCTATTCttactgctcaacattaaaatttaccaacagtaggcagatgttagcgctactgggtgggctcaatctgtgcacctcggtatggtgaccaaggggctagagtcgcctaagtaaccagacaactaactatactaacttaactaaatgaaaacaagataacaaactttagtttacgataaataaaacaaaaaagaaactttatttacatacacaaataaatcaataataaaataaaatatatacactaacttgactactcactactactgaacccatcaactaactaaaaccctctaaatctacaccactacaagcactaacaaactaaccaaaccaactatctaactaaatcactacaactactaccctagacctagatcgacaaacaaactacaataaactagtctagatcagtggcgtaactaaggggggggatggggggagaattttaaaatccccccgggcccccacctggggggggggcccaaatgggtgtctgaaatttatttgtaaatacataaattaatatatttgattgacaaatagtgtcaacgggtgtctttttttaatcaacatttatggattaaatttatcacaaagactaaacctagatattttaaaaatatttttgccgcacagatcagtttttaaaaatccaaataTGTTAcccattttaaactttgttgccacgaataaaactgcatgatatacagcgaattccaggtatcttgttacctttactaataatagatcaaaatggcgagtattatatggctacactaattaaccttgaagcaaaatttacagaatcgagtataactaaaagttattcttaacaatgctaaaattgtccattattcgggtttggcgtctataatttcagaattaaactttacactcgagttattacccctttattcatctttcctcaatccaatggaaactctctctctttttatttacatctaatccttttgatttcgcacaaaacataaacaaaaaataatgacgtgatatcatataatattaatacatccttcctattgaagttattatcacacccttccttttaaagtttttaatagtgatatctactagcagggctggccctagcatttgcggggccctatgcgaaacggatcgcgcggggcctagtctgggtagggataagcataatgtcaaaattattattttttaaattagaaaataggcctactttcgtctttgcaataaatttttatcaaatgaaagctcgcaatgccactttttatttattggcaccccaaaacgtcaatttcgtctattcttcaggagatttgaataaattcaaaaaagttcaggactttatcgtatattttgccttttcatgagatttcctggaggccctggaaaatcaggaggtcgcgaaaaccctgttattttatatacgttataattgtttaatttaataatgtacacttggaattagcgcggggcctatgaaggCGCGGCGCTCACTgcgaccggcactgtctactaggaactttaacaattcgtccacttctggttgtcttgactgaacaagttctctagacgttggtctataactgtctgtttcgtttgtagcaacagtttgcagttcattgtcttcatcggtatcatagtacccagagatgtcttcatcgttgatttcttctgtatgttattccattgtttgtctttatgatgtaagatctgggtgctgaatttttttttatgacaactgctttctgccatgtttgacctagacgaactctccgacagaataatctttaggtagtcttgcttttgcatcgtatttcacttagcttttcatctgtcgttcgttgagtaatgtctctgcattttcagctaccaatggtttcaatagtttgtgatcagttggaatgattccctgagtcttctactcgtcagcagttgtgatggtgaatacggcagttcacttatcggagtatttctatactcgagcataacgagatatggatctttcccacttttgtatactctgaatccttttgctttcgcacaaaacataaaaaaccaacaatgacgtaatgccatataatattagcacagaatcttcttcatgcagttgaaaattacgaattttttgcctatcttgaattctggtcaaagctcctgtgcccaattaatatagttcggaataaactacaaaagtctggactgcatatacgggaatctgctaaagaaattagtaccctttcatgctttctgcaaaatgatgagaaactgacaaaaacccaatccatcgaaaaatcaaaagaaggtagtgaatactatggattccctgtaatcaaaacaaccatatgaaagaaaagacttgatgggaagttgagttctaatgtagg from Biomphalaria glabrata chromosome 9, xgBioGlab47.1, whole genome shotgun sequence encodes the following:
- the LOC106050551 gene encoding endonuclease G, mitochondrial-like; translated protein: MFRKLSYAACAFAVGLKNKVDLPDSPLLSDNSVSKLNLQRCLMPRVSAGTGDCQLYVGDRIKRAVGFPQLTACCKPLRYKDFIISYDTKNRIPNWVYEHLQYHKFYKDDPCDRRVNVCPYNEDNQTGQEKPKFHPDCRIHGYHRADVRDYCDTEYELGLMADPANYPFDSEACAETQVMTNVVPIVPGFSCGPWFDLQCYIREKLVRENKSVYVCSGPLFLPSENDGKVQMRFDVLGEGEVSVPSHFFKVIIIETHDGNLELESYMMPNCKPEEGEEVKLDDYLTPLCQIEHASGLIFFPEKKVCFTSNNKRRGARLHAL